In one Bacillus rossius redtenbacheri isolate Brsri chromosome 11, Brsri_v3, whole genome shotgun sequence genomic region, the following are encoded:
- the LOC134536957 gene encoding protein FMC1 homolog, whose product MSSPGVTRMLHQLSHELRRRGTHAHVRDSLALKYALAQGRRYRQTDQQLCKAREEVRFLGETYLCYLRSSRLYQNLYDHYRGKGERSVDETAGLVGFKLPPDQK is encoded by the coding sequence ATGTCGAGCCCCGGGGTGACGAGGATGCTGCACCAACTGTCGCATGAGTTGCGGCGGCGCGGCACGCACGCTCACGTCAGAGACTCCCTTGCGTTGAAGTACGCGCTGGCCCAGGGACGCCGCTACCGCCAGACGGACCAGCAGCTGTGCAAAGCCCGCGAGGAGGTCCGGTTCCTGGGGGAGACCTACCTCTGCTACCTGCGGAGCTCCCGCCTGTACCAGAACCTGTACGACCACTACCGCGGGAAGGGAGAGCGTTCCGTGGACGAGACTGCAGGCTTGGTGGGGTTCAAGTTGCCTCCTGACCAGAAGTAA
- the LOC134536954 gene encoding GATOR2 complex protein WDR24, producing the protein MPASTMFVTQEGPANALALNKDYTQVVIAGRNVFKVFSIEEEFVESCNLRVGKNLNLNFSCNDVAWNTIEDHILATAATNGAVVLWNLNRPSRSKQDHVFIDHKRTVNKVSFHTAEPTLLISGSQDGTMKCFDLRMKEATRTFFSNTESVRDVQFSPHKHHVFAAVSENGNVQLWDMRRPERWNHQFTAHSGPVFACDWHPEAPWLATASRDKTIKVWDLSSKSTLEYTINTIASVGHVKWRPQCKYHIASCALVVDCSINVWDVRRPFIPYAAFNEHRDVATGVAWRGNPNVFLSTSRDCTLYQHVFKDASRPAERANPQGITMNSWGDVTFACRTNFHSSSKALGIHRKPPLLDDQFCFAASVVHRYCCKMPREFRKFYECAQQYVLTGRSLAEICDHNAAVARSTGRNQVSLVWSIVKTLYDGSKGGGDLCQQQTPSRDSDPAPDPGSTATADVDQRSLPGDTSAGEDDAGDDDAPPAGLGPQGDFMFGDGELDPLGAGCDLLGGAWPCYGVANGNPGVPEPDWTLPVEAFPLRHEIQDRSPPPEQFPGQGDPHLDDHADVAVEDQPSSLLRVASAPRLAPWDPSGLVAEALRHHAALGDVQTPACVLLAMGERRRGLAALDEATQEQWLLGYLDVLARLKLWGVATQVIQLAWAASVSQLNQQSTTVHTCCGRCGKAMLRSGWLCDRCHSAEGAACAVCRRVVRGLYAWCQGCSHGGHLAHMREWWAGGNRDCPAGCGHACEYS; encoded by the exons ATGCCTGCCTCAACAATGTTCGTAACTCAAGAAGGCCCAGCAAATGCGTTGGCCCTGAATAAAGACTACACTCAAGTAGTTATTGCAGGCAGAAATG TTTTCAAAGTTTTTTCCATCGAAGAAGAGTTTGTTGAAAGCTGTAATCTGAGAGTTGGGAAGAATCTCAACCTTAACTTTTCATGCAATGACGTCGCTTGGAACACTATTGAAG ATCACATACTGGCGACGGCGGCGACGAACGGGGCCGTCGTCTTGTGGAACCTGAACAGGCCGTCTCGCTCGAAGCAGGACCATGTGTTCATCGACCACAAGCGCACCGTCAACAAAGTGAGCTTCCACACGGCGGAGCCGACCCTGCTGATATCGGGGTCTCAGGACGGAACCATGAAGTGCTTTGACCTGCGCATGAAGGAGGCGACTAGGACCTTCTTCAG CAACACGGAGAGCGTGCGGGACGTGCAGTTCAGCCCGCACAAGCACCACGTGTTCGCGGCCGTGTCGGAGAACGGCAACGTGCAGCTGTGGGACATGCGGCGGCCCGAGCGCTGGAACCACCAGTTCACGGCCCACAGCGGGCCCGTGTTCGCCTGCGACTGGCACCCGGAGGCCCCCTGGCTCGCCACCGCCAGCCGCGACAAGACCATCAAG GTGTGGGACCTGTCCAGCAAGTCGACGTTGGAGTACACCATCAACACCATCGCCTCCGTGGGGCACGTCAAGTGGCGGCCGCAGTGCAAGTACCACATCGCCAGCTGCGCCCTGGTCGTGGACTGCAGCATCAACGTGTGGGACGTGCGCCGGCCGTTCATCCCGTACGCGGCGTTCAACGAGCACAGGGACGTGGCGACGGGCGTCGCCTGGCGGGGGAACCCCAACGTGTTCCTCTCCACCAGCCGG GATTGTACCCTGTACCAACATGTGTTCAAAGACGCGTCAAGGCCAGCAGAGAGGGCAAATCCTCAAGGAATCACCATGAACAGCTGGGGGGACGTCACGTTCGCCTGCCGCACCAACTTTCACTCATCTTCCAAGGCATTGGGAATTCACAG GAAGCCGCCGCTGCTGGACGACCAGTTCTGCTTCGCGGCGAGCGTGGTCCACCGGTACTGCTGCAAGATGCCGCGGGAGTTCAGGAAGTTCTACGAGTGCGCGCAGCAGTACGTGCTGACGGGCCGGTCGCTGGCCGAGATTTGCGACCACAACGCGGCCGTGGCGCGCTCCACGGGCAGGAACCAG GTGAGCCTGGTGTGGAGCATCGTGAAGACCCTGTACGACGGCAGCAAGGGCGGGGGCGACCTGTGCCAGCAGCAGACCCCGTCGCGAGACAGCGACCCGGCGCCCGACCCCGGCTCGACGGCCACCGCCGACGTGGACCAGCGCTCGCTGCCGGGGGACACCAGCGCCGGGGAGGACGACGCGGGGGACGACGACGCCCCCCCGGCCGGCCTCGGGCCCCAGGGGGACTTCATGTTCGGGGACGGCGAGCTGGACCCGCTGGGGGCGGGCTGCGACCTGCTGGGCGGGGCCTGGCCCTGCTACGGCGTCGCTAACGGCAACCCCGGGGTGCCCGAGCCCGACTGGACGCTGCCCGTCGAGGCGTTCCCCCTGCGGCACGAGATACAGGACCGGTCCCCGCCGCCGGAGCAGTTCCCCGGCCAGGGCGACCCGCACCTCGACGACCACG CGGACGTGGCCGTCGAGGACCAGCCGTCGTCCCTGCTGCGCGTGGCGTCGGCGCCGCGGCTGGCGCCCTGGGACCCCAGCGGCCTGGTGGCGGAGGCGCTCAGGCACCACGCGGCGCTGGGCGACGTGCAGACGCCCGCCTGCGTGCTGCTGGCGATGGGCGAGCGGCGGCGCGGCCTGGCGGCGCTCGACGAGGCCACCCAGGAGCAGTGGCTGCTGGGGTACCTCGACGTGCTGGCGCGGCTCAAGCTGTGGGGGGTCGCCACGCAG GTGATCCAGCTGGCGTGGGCGGCGTCGGTGAGCCAGCTGAACCAGCAGTCCACCACGGTGCACACCTGCTGCGGCCGGTGCGGCAAGGCCATGCTGCGCAGCGGCTGGCTGTGCGACCGCTGCCACTCGGCGGAGGGCGCGGCCTGCGCCGTGTGCCGCCGCGTGGTGCGCGGCCTGTACGCCTGGTGCCAGGGCTGCTCGCACGGCGGCCACCTGGCGCACATGCGCGAGTGGTGGGCGGGCGGAAACCGCGACTGCCCCGCCGGCTGCGGCCACGCCTGCGAGTACAGCTGA